From Toxorhynchites rutilus septentrionalis strain SRP chromosome 2, ASM2978413v1, whole genome shotgun sequence, a single genomic window includes:
- the LOC129766300 gene encoding uncharacterized protein LOC129766300, whose amino-acid sequence MILHHQHPLTKLIMEHYHRKHFHAGQQFLIASVRERYWPTNVRSLARKVVFECTSCFRNKPTVHQQLMADLPADRVNPAAAFIKTGVDFCGPFFIRYPGRRSTSIKCYVSIFVCLTTKAVHMEVVADLTTQAFLGALKRFVSIRGKPSVITCDNATNFVGANRELELLRLQLCNQQFQHTVTRDCETEGIQFKFIPPRSPNFGGLWEAAVKSFKTQFRKTIGSRVLTYDEIHTVVQQLAAILNSRPLTPLSNDPNDYEALTPGHFIAGRPLVSIPSPDLQEIPENRLFLWQKSQSYVQQIWRKWKTHYDGLFKRGISKICVLPVRDNFSPPIAEECKPLPS is encoded by the coding sequence ATGATTTTACATCACCAGCATCCATTGACTAAACTAATTATGGAACATTACCATCGTAAGCATTTCCACGCTGGCCAGCAATTCTTGATCGCCTCGGTTCGGGAGCGTTATTGGCCGACGAATGTTCGCAGTCTCGCTCGCAAAGTCGTTTTCGAGTGCACATCATGTTTCCGTAACAAACCTACGGTTCACCAGCAACTGATGGCAGATCTCCCAGCAGATCGTGTAAACCCCGCAGCAGCATTTATCAAGACAGGGGTAGATTTTTGTGGTCCCTTCTTTATACGCTATCCTGGTCGTCGTAGCACATCAATAAAATGCTACGTGTCAATCTTCGTCTGCCTGACGACGAAAGCAGTGCACATGGAGGTGGTTGCTGACCTCACAACCCAGGCATTCCTCGGAGCCCTTAAGCGGTTCGTTTCTATACGTGGAAAACCGTCAGTCATCACCTGCGACAACGCCACCAATTTTGTTGGAGCCAATCGAGAGCTGGAACTACTTCGACTGCAGTTGTGCAATCAACAATTTCAACATACTGTTACTCGCGACTGTGAAACTGAAGGGATCCAGTTTAAATTTATCCCACCAAGATCTCCAAACTTCGGCGGACTGTGGGAGGCCGCCGTAAAATCGTTCAAAACGCAGTTTCGTAAAACGATTGGATCCAGAGTTTTAACATATGACGAGATACACACCGTGGTACAGCAGTTAGCAGCAATTTTGAACTCTCGTCCTTTAACGCCACTCAGCAACGACCCCAACGACTATGAGGCCTTAACACCAGGGCATTTCATAGCGGGAAGACCTCTTGTGTCAATTCCCTCACCAGATTTGCAGGAAATTCCTGAGAATCGCTTATTCTTGTGGCAGAAGTCGCAAAGTTATGTACAACAGATTTGGCGGAAATGGAAAACACACTACGATGGTCTGTTCAAGAGAGG
- the LOC129766301 gene encoding uncharacterized protein LOC129766301, which produces MVEAFVGPRSTSISPYTESLQMHVLSKLTSKLPTQSIDVNQLSFPNDITLADPQFFKPGAIDIIIGHYYDLLDNGRIKLSENGPILQKTVFGWVVSGRMSEKSVDNRKTVSHPCSNVELRELLTNFWELESCKSTSIFSVEETMCEEIYDCTTVRDVDGKFIVTLPKKEHIIRQLGDSHDIALRRFHGIEKRFAADNNLKTQYTEFIEEYLAMGHMIEAPDEDSRQPLYHLPHHAIIKPDSTTTKLRVVFDASCRTSTGVSLNDGLMVGPVVQEDLLSIVLRFRFRRFAIIADIAKMYRMVKLNSADQPLQRILWRNSANEPVTTFQLTTVTYGTTSAPYLATKCIQRLANDAKHTHPLAAEVARNDFYVDDLLSGTDSIETGKQLVCQLIDMFNSAGFSLRKWSSNNLELIDDVPSELRDNRSTFEIDSSSTVKTLGLIWEPSVDKFNYAIPRWSSEPTITKRRVVLGDIARIFDPLGLIGPVVVLAKIFLQELWKLKGDWDEPLSVSHQEFWLTYRRNLTALESLKVPRWIGFTSDASHVEVHGFCDASEAAYGACLYLRCTSLDGSVSVRLITAKSKVAPIEDINRKKKKQTIPRLELSSALLLSHLYEKVRKSIQIPSHAYFWTDSMIVKCWLSSLPSRWQIFVANRVSEIQHITKDGCWNHIAGENNPADIISRGMIPAQLQYQSGLKVHFGCASIDPCGRYLLTPCQKEMKLYWRKGLPRLSLLTINLRTS; this is translated from the exons ATGGTAGAGGCATTTGTTGGTCCCCGTTCTACCAGCATTTCGCCATACACTGAAAGTTTGCAGATGCATGTTCTTTCAAAACTCACGTCGAAGCTACCGACCCAATCGATTGATGTGAATCAACTATCATTTCCGAACGACATCACTCTGGCGGACCCTCAGTTCTTCAAACCTGGTGCCATCGATATTATAATAGGACACTATTACGATCTTTTAGACAACGGCAGAATCAAATTATCGGAAAATGGTCCCATACTCCAGAAGACCGTTTTCGGCTGGGTTGTCTCAGGTCGCATGTCAGAGAAAAGCGTGGATAATCGCAAAACGGTGTCTCATCCTTGTTCGAATGTCGAACTACGCGAATTACTGACAAATTTCTGGGAGTTAGAATCATGCAAAAGCACAAGCATCTTTTCTGTTGAGGAAACCATGTGCGAGGAGATTTACGATTGCACAACCGTTCGTGATGTTGATGGAAAATTCATCGTTACTCTTCCCAAGAAAGAGCACATAATCAGGCAGTTGGGAGATTCACATGATATCGCATTGAGGAGGTTCCATGGTATCGAAAAGCGTTTTGCAGCAGACAATAATTTGAAGACTCAATATACCGAATTCATCGAAGAATACTTGGCAATGGGACATATGATAGAAGCGCCTGACGAAGATTCCAGACAGCCTTTGTACCATTTACCGCATCATGCTATCATAAAACCCGACAGCACCACGACCAAGCTACGGGTCGTATTCGACGCTTCCTGTCGCACTTCAACAGGAGTCTCGCTAAACGACGGACTCATGGTTGGACCAGTTGTGCAGGAGGATTTACTCTCCATCGTATTACGATTTCGATTCCGAAGGTTCGCTATCATAGCCGATATTGCGAAAATGTATCGCATGGTGAAGTTGAATTCAGCAGATCAGCCACTCCAGCGCATTCTCTGGAGAAATTCTGCCAACGAACCGGTAACCACCTTCCAGCTGACGACAGTCACATATGGCACAACCTCCGCACCATACCTGGCGACGAAGTGCATTCAACGGTTGGCGAATGATGCAAAACACACACATCCTTTAGCAGCAGAGGTGGCTCGGAATGATTTTTATGTAGATGATCTTCTGAGTGGTACAGACAGCATCGAAACTGGAAAGCAACTTGTCTGCCAACTCATCGATATGTTCAACTCTGCCGGATTCAGTTTGAGAAAGTGGAGCTCTAACAATTTGGAGCTTATCGATGATGTTCCTTCAGAACTTCGCGATAATCGCTCAACCTTTGAGATTGATTCATCGTCTACTGTGAAAACCCTAGGGCTTATTTGGGAACCATCCGTCGATAAATTCAATTACGCCATACCTCGTTGGAGCTCTGAACCTACAATCACCAAGAGA agaGTTGTTTTGGGAGACATAGCTCGCATTTTTGACCCACTTGGTCTCATCGGTCCTGTAGTGGTACTGGCGAAAATATTTTTACAAGAGCTGTGGAAACTAAAGGGTGATTGGGATGAGCCATTATCCGTCAGTCATCAGGAGTTCTGGTTAACGTACCGCAGAAATTTAACTGCCCTCGAGTCACTCAAGGTTCCTCGATGGATTGGATTTACCAGTGATGCGAGCCACGTGGAAGTCCACGGCTTCTGTGACGCATCAGAAGCAGCGTATGGTGCGTGTCTATATTTACGCTGCACCTCACTTGATGGATCAGTTAGCGTTCGTCTCATCACGGCCAAATCAAAAGTTGCGCCAATAGAAGATATCaatcgaaaaaagaaaaaacaaaccATCCCACGTTTAGAACTATCATCCGCTTTATTGCTGAGCCATTTATACGAGAAGGTTCGCAAAAGTATACAAATCCCGTCCCATGCATATTTTTGGACCGATTCGATGATAGTGAAGTGCTGGTTATCATCGCTTCCGTCTCGTTGGCAAATCTTCGTAGCCAATCGAGTTTCGGAGATACAGCATATCACGAAGGACGGATGCTGGAATCATATAGCTGGCGAAAATAATCCCGCCGACATCATCTCACGCGGAATGATTCCCGCTCAATTACAATACCAATCTGGTTTGAAGGTCCACTTTGGCTGCGCTTCGATCGATCCTTGTGGCCGATATCTACTGACACCATGTCAGAAGGAGATGAAGCTCTATTGGAGGAAAGGTCTACCACGACTCTCGCTACTCACAATCAATCTACGAACGAGTTGA
- the LOC129766302 gene encoding uncharacterized protein LOC129766302, with the protein MSNEMKDLKKQQRQVQNTFDAVQQFIRKFKPEKHQLQIQVRLEMLESAMKKFYAVRRKSTLQSLQSDLQTSSSSSSKIQPSDQSCVQSRVKLPEIRLPSFGGKTRDWVTFRDMFRSLIHRNEQLTEMDKFTYLRSSLTGEALQEVNSIEMSAVNYTVAWEVLETRYENKKLIVKAHLDALFAEEPMKRENYEALNHLLSEYDRNLQMLEKIGEAPSN; encoded by the coding sequence ATGAGCAATGAGATGAAAGATTTGAAGAAGCAGCAACGACAGGTCCAGAACACATTCGACGCTGTGCAGCAGTTTATACGGAAGTTTAAACCAGAGAAGCATCAGTTGCAAATCCAAGTTAGACTGGAAATGTTGGAGTCAGCCATGAAGAAATTCTACGCCGTGAGAAGAAAATCAACCCTACAGAGTCTACAGTCCGATTTACAAACGTCATCATCCTCCTCTTCGAAGATACAACCGTCGGATCAATCGTGTGTGCAATCACGTGTCAAACTTCCAGAAATACGACTGCCAAGCTTTGGAGGCAAGACACGAGATTGGGTTACATTCCGAGATATGTTTAGAAGCCTCATCCATCGGAACGAACAGCTTACCGAAATGGATAAGTTCACGTATCTTCGGTCATCCCTCACAGGTGAAGCGCTCCAAGAGGTAAATTCCATAGAAATGTCAGCGGTCAATTATACAGTTGCGTGGGAAGTGTTGGAAACCCGGTACGAAAACAAGAAGCTTATCGTCAAGGCTCACCTAGATGCACTATTTGCAGAGGAACCAATGAAGAGGGAGAATTACGAAGCATTGAATCATCTTCTCAGCGAATACGATCGAAACTTACAAATGCTGGAAAAGATTGGTGAAGCTCCATCTAACTGA